In Kryptolebias marmoratus isolate JLee-2015 linkage group LG22, ASM164957v2, whole genome shotgun sequence, a single window of DNA contains:
- the gins1 gene encoding DNA replication complex GINS protein PSF1 produces the protein MFCEKAIELIRELQRNSEGQLPAFNEDGLRQILQEMEALYEQNQADVNKAKSAARSDLIPSIKLRHCCLLRNQRCIMAYLYDRLLRIRALRWEYGSVLPANVRFHMSAEEVQWFSQYKKSLASFMRSLGGGAGLDITQDMKPPKSLYIQVRCLKDHGEFEIDDGTVILLKKNSQHFLPRWKCEQLIRQGVLEHVVS, from the exons ATGTTCTGTGAGAAAGCCATCGAACTGATCCGAGAACTGCAGCGGAACAGCGAGGGACAGCTGCCCGCTTTTAAC gaagACGGCCTGAGACAGATTCTGCAGGAGATGGAGGCTCTATACGAACAGAACCAGGCTGACGT aaacaaagCGAAGTCTGCCGCTCGCTCGGACCTCATCCCCTCCATCAAACTGCGTCACTGCTGCCTGCTGAGGAACCAGCGCTGCATCATGGCCTACCT gtaCGACCGGCTGCTGAGGATCAGAGCGCTGCGATGGGAGTACGGCAGTGTGCTGCCCGCCAACGTTCGCTTCCACATGTCTGCTGAGGAG GTGCAGTGGTTCAGTCAGTATAAAAAGTCTCTGGCGTCCTTCATGCGCTCTCTCGGCGGGGGGGCGGGGCTTGACATCACGCAGGACATGAAGCCTCCGAAGAGTCTCTACATCCAG gtGAGGTGTCTGAAGGACCACGGGGAGTTTGAAATCGATGATGGAACGGTGATCCTTCTGAAGAAGAACAGCCAG CACTTCCTGCCGCGGTGGAAATGCGAGCAGCTGATTCGTCAGGGTGTCCTGGAGCACGTGGTGTCCTGA